The DNA sequence GGGCGATGATCATCGCGGGCTCCAGGAGCGACACGAGGGCCACGACGGAGTTCTCCACCTCCCCGTCGTAAGAGTCGGCGACGTTCTGGAGCATCTCCTCGAGGCGGCCGCTCGTCTCGCCGACGGCGATCATGTGCGTCACGATCGGGGGGAACACCCCGCTGGCGGCGAGCGGCTCCGCGATCGACTTGCCGGCCCCCACCGCCTCGCCTGCGCCGTCGAGCGCGCGCGCAAGCACCTCGTTGCCGACGACCTCGCGGACGATCCCCATCGCCTTGAGGATCGGGACGCCGCTCGCGGTCAGGATCGAGAGGGTGCGGGCGAGGCGCGAGACGGCCATCTTGCGCGTGAGGGGGCCGAAGACGGGGAGGCGGAGCTTCAGCCGGTCGGCGAAGAGGCGCGCGGCCGGGCGGCGCACGATCCGCCTGAAGAGGAAGACGGCCCCCGCCCCGGCGGCGGCGAGCGCCCACCAGTAGCCCTTCATGAAGCCGCTCACCGCCAGCAGGGCGAGCGTCGGCCCCGGGAGCTGCTGCTTGGTTTCCACGAAGACCTTGGTGATCGTCGGGACCACGAAGGCGAGGAGGATCCCCACCGCCAGCACGCCGATCACCGCCATGAAGATCGGGTAGACCATCGCCGAGCGCACCTTGTTCTGCAGGGCGAGGCTCTTCTCGTTGAAGACCGCCAGCCGATCGAGGATGACGTCGAGGGCGCCCGCGGACTCGCCCGCCCGCACCATGTTCACATACAGGGGGGTGAAGATCTTCGGGTGCTTCCCCAGGGCGTCGGCGAGCCCCACGCCGCGGTTCACCGCCTCGCGGACCTCGATGATGGCGGGCCTGAAGGGGCTGTCGCCGAGCTGTTCCTCGATGGCCTGGAGGGAGCGGACGAGCGGCAGCCCGGCCTTGAGGAGCGTGGCGAGCTGCCGGGTGACCACGGCGATCTCGCGCGTTCCGACGCGCCTGAAGAGCGCCTTCAGGTTCACCTGCGTGCTGAGGCTGATCCCCTTCTCCGTCTCGCGCACCTCGACGGCGAAGAGCCCCTGGGCGCGCAGGCGGGCGCGGGCGTCGCGGGCGGAGTCGGCGTCGATCACCCCGGCCGCCGACTTCCCCCCTTCGTCGAGCGCCTTGTACTTGAATGCGGGCACGGGCCTACCGTTTCTGGTTGCTCGTCTCTCGTTGGCAAAGGAGAGGGGCTCAGACCTCGAAGACCTCCTCCTGGGTGATGCGCAAAACCTCCTCGATCGTCGTGATCCCCTTGGCGACCTTCTGCGCCCCGTCGCCCCTGAGGGTGAGCATCCCCTTTCCGAGCGCCGTCTTCTTGATGACGTTGGAGGAGATCCGGTCGAGCACGAGCTGGCGTATCTCGTCGTCGATGACGAGGAGCTCGAAGATCCCGCTCCTGCCGCGGTAGCCGGTCCCCATGCAATGGTCGCATCCCTTCCCGCGGGAGACGGTGCCGTCGGGAAGGTCCGCGGGGGAGAGGCCGAGCGCCCGCAGCGTCTCGGGCGGGGGGACGTAGCGCTCCCGGCACTTGGGGCAGATCACCCGCACGAGCCGCTGGGCCATGATGGCGATGACCGAGGAGGAGACGAGGAACGGCTCGACCCCCATGTCGATGAGGCGGGTGATCGCCCCCGCGGCGTCGTTCGTGTGGAGGGTCGAGAAGACGAGGTGGCCGGTGA is a window from the Chlamydiota bacterium genome containing:
- the gspF gene encoding type II secretion system inner membrane protein GspF, which produces MPAFKYKALDEGGKSAAGVIDADSARDARARLRAQGLFAVEVRETEKGISLSTQVNLKALFRRVGTREIAVVTRQLATLLKAGLPLVRSLQAIEEQLGDSPFRPAIIEVREAVNRGVGLADALGKHPKIFTPLYVNMVRAGESAGALDVILDRLAVFNEKSLALQNKVRSAMVYPIFMAVIGVLAVGILLAFVVPTITKVFVETKQQLPGPTLALLAVSGFMKGYWWALAAAGAGAVFLFRRIVRRPAARLFADRLKLRLPVFGPLTRKMAVSRLARTLSILTASGVPILKAMGIVREVVGNEVLARALDGAGEAVGAGKSIAEPLAASGVFPPIVTHMIAVGETSGRLEEMLQNVADSYDGEVENSVVALVSLLEPAMIIALGGVVGFIVFAILMPIFEMNQMVQ